The window GAGCCGCGCGCCGTCCAGGGCCTCCTCCGGGATCACCACCGCGGCCCCGGCCCGTTCCAGGACCCGGGCGTTCTCCGCCTGGTGGCCGGAGGCGGCTCCAAGAGGCACCAGCACCGCGGGGAGCCCCAGCGCCGTGATCTCCGCACAGGTCCCGGCCCCGGCCCGGGCCACCACCAGATCTGCGACCGCGTAGGCGTCGCCCATCTCCTCGATGTAGTCCACCTGAACGTAGCGAAGCGCACCGCCGCCCGGGGGTCCCGTCACGCCTGCCCGCCGGGGGCCGGTTTGGTGCAGCACCTGCAGATCCGACCGATCTTCCAGGTACCGCACCGCCTGCCCGATCGCCCGGTTGATGGCCGCGGAGCCCTGGCTTCCCCCGAACGCGAGGATGGTGGTTCGACGCGGATCCAACCCGAACCGGTCCGCTGCCCGCCCCCGATCCCCCCGCCACAGGGAAGCCCGAAGCGGCGTCCCCGTCCACACACCTCGGCCCCCGAACTCCGCCAGGGTATCGGGCATGCCCACGCAGACCGCCCGGGCGAACCGCCCCAGGAACCGGGTCACTACCCCCGGTCTCGCGTTGGGCTCCAGGAAGACCAGGGGAATCCGCAGCAGCAGGGCCGCCTGGCTTACGGGGTAGCCCGCATACCCGCCCGTGCTCACCACCACGTCCGGTCGGAACCGCCGCAGGATCCGCGCGCCCTCCGCCACGCCCCGCGCCGCCCGGGCGAGACCTCGGGCGCCCTCCCTCACCCCCTTACCGACCACCCCGCCGCTGGGTACGGGGCAGAACCTCAGCCCCCTTTGGGGCACCAAGCGGGCCTCTAGCCCGCCGGGGGTCCCACAGTAAAGGAGCTCCACCTGTTGCTCCCTCAACGTCTCCGCGAGCGCTAAGAGCGGGTACACGTGTCCGCCGGTCCCTCCGCCCGTGAGGATCACCCGCATGGCCTCACGCCGCCCACCCCCGATCCGGGGCTTTCTCGGTCCGGGCGAGCTCCCGGACGTATCGGGAGAGGTTGAGGCAGATGCCGCACGCCACCAGCAGTGCGAACAGGGATGAACCTCCGAAGCTCAGGTAGGGCAACGGTACGCCCACCACGGGCAAGGCTCCGGAGACCGCGCCGATGTTGAGCACGACCTGGGAAGCGATCCAGCTCCCCACGCCCGTGGCCAGCAGGGCCCCGTATCGGTCCGGCGCATACAGGGCGAGGCGCCGGATCCGGAGGAGGAGCAGGAAGTACAGGGCCACGAGGCCGGCCACGCCCACGAGTCCCAGTTCCTCCGCGAGGATGCTGAACACGAAGTCCGTGTGGCGCTCCGGGAGGTAGAAGAACTTCTGGGTGCTCCGCCCGATCCCCACCCCCCAGATCCCCCCGGAACCGATGGCGATGAGGGACTGCACCACGTGGAAGCCGATGCCCTGGGGATCCCGCCAGGGATCCAAGAAGGCCAGCAACCGATCCCGGCGGTACGGCTCGGAGAGGGCCAGCCAGAGGGCCAACAGTCCCCCCGTCGCGAGAACCGCGCCGAGGTGGCGCGCCCGGACGCCGGCGGCGAACAGCAGGCTCAGGGTGATGGTGCCCAGCACCACGGCGCTCCCCATGTCGGGCTGGCGCATCACGAGCCCCCCCAGGAGACCGAGGACCAGGAGCGGGGGAGCAAGCCCCCGCCATGGGTCGCGGAGGACGGGTCCCCGGCCCGCGAGGAAGTGCGCCAGGTACAGGACGAGGGCGAGCTTCGCCCCCTCCACCGGCTGCACGGTCACGGGCCCCAGATCCACCCACCGCCGGGCGCCGTTCACCAGCACGCCCACGCCGGGAATCAGCACCGCCCCCAGGGACGCCACGGACAACAGGAGCAACCACGGGACCAGGCGCCGCCACGTGCGGTAGTGGATCCGGGAAGCCGCGGCCAGGCCCACGCCGCCCAGCCCCACCCACACCAGCTGCCGCTTGAGGAAGTAGGCGGCGTCTCCGTACGTCTCCAGGGCCGCCACGCTGCTCGCGCTGTAGATCACCACCAAACCGCCCAGGCACAGGGCCACCACCGCTCCGAACAGCAGGGGATCCGGACGGCCGCGGACCTGGACGCTCATGAGGTCCTCCCCGCTGGCCCCTCAAGGGCGCGCACCAGGGCACAGAAGACCTCCGCCCGCTCCCGGTAGTCCCGGAACTGGTCGAAGGACTCACAGCCCGGGGAGAGGAGCACGGCTTCCCCCGGACGCAGGAGCTGCACCGCCCGCCGCACGGCCCGCGGCAAGGTCCCCACCTCCAGCACCTCCGCGGGGAGGTCACGGAAGGCGGAACGCATGGCCTCCGCGCACTCACCGATGAGGTAAATGGCCCGCACGGGAGAGACCCGCAGGGCCTCCCGCATGGGCGCGAAGTCCTCCGGGACTGCGCCCGGACGCCTCCCGCCCGCGATGAGCACGAAGGGTCGCCGCATGGCCCGGATCGCGGCCGCGGCCGCCGCGGGGTTTGTGGCGAGGGAGTCCTCGATGAACTGCACCCCCTGGTACTCCCCCACCGGCGCGAGCCGGTGGGGCAGCCCCTCAAATGTCCGTAACACCTGCGCCATGGCCTGCGGCCTGACCCCGAGGGCACCTGCCGCCGCGCAGGCCGCGAGGGCGTTGCGGACCATGTGCTCTCCGGGGACCGGGAGGTCTGCCACGGGCAGGACCCGCTCTCCGAAGGCCACGAT is drawn from Armatimonadota bacterium and contains these coding sequences:
- the murG gene encoding undecaprenyldiphospho-muramoylpentapeptide beta-N-acetylglucosaminyltransferase, with product MRVILTGGGTGGHVYPLLALAETLREQQVELLYCGTPGGLEARLVPQRGLRFCPVPSGGVVGKGVREGARGLARAARGVAEGARILRRFRPDVVVSTGGYAGYPVSQAALLLRIPLVFLEPNARPGVVTRFLGRFARAVCVGMPDTLAEFGGRGVWTGTPLRASLWRGDRGRAADRFGLDPRRTTILAFGGSQGSAAINRAIGQAVRYLEDRSDLQVLHQTGPRRAGVTGPPGGGALRYVQVDYIEEMGDAYAVADLVVARAGAGTCAEITALGLPAVLVPLGAASGHQAENARVLERAGAAVVIPEEALDGARLARVLTELLAEPGRLARMREAARSLSRPDAAEAVWHVVREAGRRR
- the ftsW gene encoding putative lipid II flippase FtsW, whose protein sequence is MSVQVRGRPDPLLFGAVVALCLGGLVVIYSASSVAALETYGDAAYFLKRQLVWVGLGGVGLAAASRIHYRTWRRLVPWLLLLSVASLGAVLIPGVGVLVNGARRWVDLGPVTVQPVEGAKLALVLYLAHFLAGRGPVLRDPWRGLAPPLLVLGLLGGLVMRQPDMGSAVVLGTITLSLLFAAGVRARHLGAVLATGGLLALWLALSEPYRRDRLLAFLDPWRDPQGIGFHVVQSLIAIGSGGIWGVGIGRSTQKFFYLPERHTDFVFSILAEELGLVGVAGLVALYFLLLLRIRRLALYAPDRYGALLATGVGSWIASQVVLNIGAVSGALPVVGVPLPYLSFGGSSLFALLVACGICLNLSRYVRELARTEKAPDRGWAA